Within the Thermosynechococcus sichuanensis E542 genome, the region ATCGAGACGACAGAAAACGTCAGTGTGGTCGTGAATACGGTTTCCAGCACGAAGTCCCTTGAGGAATTGGGATCTCCAGAAGAGGTGGGCGATCGCCTGCTGCGGAATATCATTGCCCCCAGTGAAAGTGGGCGCAGTTCTGCCCTGATTTCTGCTAGTTCCCAAAAGGCGGATGATAAGACCTACTACATTCTGGAGTATGCCGTCACTCTGCCGGGGAATGGGGACAATGCTCAGCAGCGGCATAACTTATCGAGTATTGCTATCAGCCGGGGCAAGGTCTATACCCTGAGTGTGTCAGCTCCCGAAGAGCGCTGGCCAAAAGTAGAAGACCAATTT harbors:
- the psbP gene encoding photosystem II reaction center PsbP, whose product is MIQRFFATALAILVVLLGGCSATSGLQAYVDSYDGYEFLYPRGWVQVQVEDPVDVVFHDIIETTENVSVVVNTVSSTKSLEELGSPEEVGDRLLRNIIAPSESGRSSALISASSQKADDKTYYILEYAVTLPGNGDNAQQRHNLSSIAISRGKVYTLSVSAPEERWPKVEDQFKTIVSSFTVY